In the genome of Coregonus clupeaformis isolate EN_2021a chromosome 11, ASM2061545v1, whole genome shotgun sequence, one region contains:
- the LOC121576550 gene encoding transmembrane gamma-carboxyglutamic acid protein 1-like isoform X1, with amino-acid sequence MGSVFLPSNLANTVLRRLRRDNGYLLEEIQQGNIQRECREEICTYEEAREAFENDEKTQRFWEEYVRESSGGLQLEGGVHSLYLILPLLLVLLLISGVAITVWRCHSRKRSERSPALGRSHRDPTLSLVSMDQWGRDFQLNDHSELSVNSSRTYPGSEVTSSRGGRGDPPPSYEEAVGHTDVHIETEPPPQYEDIIGHGK; translated from the exons ATGGGGAGTG TGTTCCTGCCGTCGAACCTCGCCAACACAGTGCTGAGGCGTCTGCGCAGGGACAACGGCTACCTGCTAGAGGAGATCCAGCAGGGCAACATCCAGAGAGAGTGCAGGGAGGAGATCTGCACCTACGAGGAGGCCAGGGAGGCCTTTGAGAACGATGAGAAAACT CAACGGTTCTGGGAGGAGTATGTGCGGGAGAGCAGTGGCGGGCTCCAGTTGGAGGGTGGAGTCCACTCCCTCTACCTGATCCTGCCCTTGCTCCTGGTGCTCCTCCTGATCTCCGGCGTGGCCATCACCGTGTGGCGCTGCCACTCCCGCAAGCGCTCAGAACGCAGCCCCGCCCTGGGCCGCTCCCACCGGGACCCCACCCTATCGTTGGTCTCCATGGACCAGTGGGGGCGGGACTTCCAACTCAATGACCACTCGGAGCTCAGCGTCAACAGCAGCCGCACCTACCCGGGCTCGGAGGTCACGTCGTCGAGGGGAGGCAGAGGAGACCCGCCGCCGTCTTACGAGGAGGCGGTCGGCCACACGGATGTGCACATAGAGACAGAGCCGCCGCCTCAGTATGAGGACATCATTGGCCATGGGAAGTGA
- the LOC121576552 gene encoding transmembrane protein 47, with amino-acid sequence MASSVSGTEEVRVSALTPLKLVGLVCVSLALCLDVGAVLSPAWVTAYNQYYLSLWESCWKPVNSDTWQCNTTLETDWQIATLVLLLGGAALILFSFLVALVSVCVGSRSHCYRPVAVMLFAAVVLQVCSLVLYPIKFIETVSLRIYHEFNWGYGLAWGATIFSFGGAILYCLNPKNYEDYY; translated from the exons ATGGCTTCATCCGTGAGTGGAACGGAGGAGGTGCGCGTTTCGGCGTTGACGCCGCTGAAGTTGGTGGGTTTGGTGTGCGTCTCCCTTGCGCTCTGCCTGGATGTTGGGGCCGTGTTGAGCCCCGCGTGGGTAACGGCGTATAACCAGTACTACCTGTCTCTGTGGGAGTCCTGCTGGAAGCCTGTTAACTCGGACACATGGCAGTGCAACACAACGCTCGAGACTG actGGCAGATTGCCACGCTGGTCCTGTTGTTGGGTGGTGCAGCCCTCATCCTGTTCTCCTTCCTGGTGGCCCTGGTGTCAGTGTGTGTCGGCTCCAGGAGCCACTGCTACAGACCCGTCGCTGTCATGCTGTTCGCTGCAG TGGTGCTTCAGGTCTGCAGTCTGGTCCTCTACCCCATTAAGTTCATTGAGACGGTCAGCTTGAGGATATACCACGAGTTTAACTGGGGCTACGGCCTCGCCTGGGGAGCCACCATCTTCTCCTTCGGAGGGGCCATTCTCTACTGCCTCAACCCCAAGAACTATGAAGACTACTACTAA
- the LOC121576540 gene encoding TGF-beta-activated kinase 1 and MAP3K7-binding protein 3 isoform X2, translating to MTGVSKLMNNNNLDICCHLLAQESNRYLYGEFHSPEEVRLSRNHMLHIQLGYPTSEAGKPNGGGRSLVHSSSDGHIEPPRAGFPEPISAPATMAPSPGYNPFFMNDHGGHSASTPTPPPMQGMSPTYSPVPRYTMNPITVSLSQNLPNAPQALQIPAGHYGNSGGNALYLRPSPSQSPQPSPWPSPGQPVYQPSPYATPTYQSPYSSPQHQPHQVQPLQQVQPQHQLQHQPQHQQTHVFLPISPPTLASMPYHQHHQQQQPIYRPYLPKSSLKNQIEITLEGPRPRSNSPVHCPPSQTLYMATSPSPSSPQRGLSGGGPAAFHPGVYLHQGPTRPRPASSPQPGSHAGYTFKIKVSPGQAQQRPLSGSPPVSSPPESLLNMVDQGEHHALAPAPILPISALPSNIASHIANRMPRRSSSGSDDYAYTQALLLHQRARMERLLKELLMERQKVEQLKADVNDMEYDALQRRFRRVSSTSLIPRPEEMTRLRSLNRLLQIDIDCTLKETDLLQSRGKFDPKAENNFYKNIQTGPVIPPKPGRKEVERNAKPVTVGPPQRDEDFEGGQWSCEECTFLNHPALNRCEQCEMPRYT from the exons aacAACAACAACCTGGATATATGCTGCCACCTGCTGGCTCAGGAGAGTAACAGATACCTCTATGGGGAGTTCCACAGTCCGGAGGAGGTTCGCCTGAGCCGGAACCACATGCTTCACATCCAGTTGGGCTACCCCACCTCGGAGGCTGGCAAGCCCAACGGGGGTGGGCGCTCCCTGGTGCACAGCTCCAGCGACGGTCACATCGAGCCCCCGCGGGCTGGCTTCCCGGAACCCATCTCGGCCCCTGCCACCATGGCCCCCTCGCCGGGGTACAACCCCTTCTTCATGAACGACCATGGGGGGCACTCGGCCAGCaccccaacccctcctcccatgcAGGGTATGTCCCCTACCTACTCCCCCGTTCCCCGCTACACCATGAACCCCATCACGGTCTCCCTCTCCCAGAACCTTCCCAACGCCCCCCAGGCCCTGCAGATCCCCGCCGGTCACTATGGCAACAGTGGCGGCAATGCCCTCTACCTCCGTCCCTCCCCCTCCCAGAGCCCCCAGCCCTCTCCTTGGCCTTCGCCCGGGCAGCCTGTGTATCAGCCCTCGCCCTACGCCACTCCCACCTACCAGTCCCCCTATAGCTCGCCCCAGCACCAGCCCCACCAAGTACAACCCCTACAGCAGGTACAGCCCCAGCACCAACTCCAGCACCAACCCCAGCACCAGCAGACCCATGTCTTCCTTCCAATCAGCCCTCCCACCCTGGCCAGCATGCCCTACCACCAGCACCACCAACAGCAGCAGCCCATCTACCGGCCCTACCTGCCCAAGAGCTCCCTGAAGAACCAGATCGAGATCACCCTGGAGGGCCCACGGCCCCGCAGCAACTCCCCCGTCCACTGTCCCCCGAGCCAGACTCTCTACATGGCCACAAGTCCCTCCCCCAGCTCGCCCCAGCGGGGCCTTAGTGGCGGGGGCCCCGCCGCCTTCCACCCCGGGGTCTACCTGCACCAGGGCCCCACGCGGCCCAGACCTGCCTCCTCGCCCCAGCCGGGCAGCCATGCAGGCTACACCTTCAAGATCAAAGTGTCCCCAGGCCAGGCTCAGCAGAGGCCCCTCTCAGGCTCCCCTCCCGTGTCCTCCCCTCCGGAGTCTCTGCTCAACATGGTGGACCAGGGGGAGCACCATGCGCTGGCCCCGGCGCCCATCCTGCCCATCTCGGCTCTGCCCAGTAACATCGCCAGCCACATCGCTAACCGCATGCCCCGCCGGTCCAGCTCAGGCTCCGATGACTACGCTTACACCCAGG ctCTCCTGCTGCACCAGAGGGCCCGGATGGAGCGTCTGCTGAAAGAGCTGCTCATGGAGAGGCAGAAGGTGGAGCAGCTGAAGGCAGACGTCAACGACATGGAGTACGACGCCCTCCAGAGACGCTTCAGACGAGTCAGCAGCACCAGCCTCATCCCCCGG CCTGAAGAGATGACCCGACTGCGCAGTCTGAACAGACTGCTTCAGATTGATATTGACTGCACCCTGAAAGAGACTGATCTACTGCAGTctagag GGAAGTTTGATCCGAAAGCTGAGAACAACTTTTATAAGAACATACAGACCGGTCCGGTGATACCACCCAAGCCAGGAAGGAAAG AGGTGGAGCGGAACGCCAAGCCTGTAACTGTGGGGCCCCCTCAGAGAGACGAGGACTTTGAGGGAGGCCAGTGGAGCTGTGAAGAATGCACATTCCTCAACCACCCTGCACTCAACCGCTGTGAACAGTGCGAGATGCCACGCTACACCTGA
- the LOC121576550 gene encoding transmembrane gamma-carboxyglutamic acid protein 1-like isoform X2 — MWTAVCVCVCAFWSVTFRMFQQRFWEEYVRESSGGLQLEGGVHSLYLILPLLLVLLLISGVAITVWRCHSRKRSERSPALGRSHRDPTLSLVSMDQWGRDFQLNDHSELSVNSSRTYPGSEVTSSRGGRGDPPPSYEEAVGHTDVHIETEPPPQYEDIIGHGK; from the exons ATGTGGAcagctgtgtgtgtatgcgtgtgtgcttTCTGGAGCGTGACATTCAGAATGTTCCAG CAACGGTTCTGGGAGGAGTATGTGCGGGAGAGCAGTGGCGGGCTCCAGTTGGAGGGTGGAGTCCACTCCCTCTACCTGATCCTGCCCTTGCTCCTGGTGCTCCTCCTGATCTCCGGCGTGGCCATCACCGTGTGGCGCTGCCACTCCCGCAAGCGCTCAGAACGCAGCCCCGCCCTGGGCCGCTCCCACCGGGACCCCACCCTATCGTTGGTCTCCATGGACCAGTGGGGGCGGGACTTCCAACTCAATGACCACTCGGAGCTCAGCGTCAACAGCAGCCGCACCTACCCGGGCTCGGAGGTCACGTCGTCGAGGGGAGGCAGAGGAGACCCGCCGCCGTCTTACGAGGAGGCGGTCGGCCACACGGATGTGCACATAGAGACAGAGCCGCCGCCTCAGTATGAGGACATCATTGGCCATGGGAAGTGA
- the LOC121576540 gene encoding TGF-beta-activated kinase 1 and MAP3K7-binding protein 3 isoform X1, which produces MAQGCPQLDYHILQDLKQRFPEIPEGVVSQCLLQNNNNLDICCHLLAQESNRYLYGEFHSPEEVRLSRNHMLHIQLGYPTSEAGKPNGGGRSLVHSSSDGHIEPPRAGFPEPISAPATMAPSPGYNPFFMNDHGGHSASTPTPPPMQGMSPTYSPVPRYTMNPITVSLSQNLPNAPQALQIPAGHYGNSGGNALYLRPSPSQSPQPSPWPSPGQPVYQPSPYATPTYQSPYSSPQHQPHQVQPLQQVQPQHQLQHQPQHQQTHVFLPISPPTLASMPYHQHHQQQQPIYRPYLPKSSLKNQIEITLEGPRPRSNSPVHCPPSQTLYMATSPSPSSPQRGLSGGGPAAFHPGVYLHQGPTRPRPASSPQPGSHAGYTFKIKVSPGQAQQRPLSGSPPVSSPPESLLNMVDQGEHHALAPAPILPISALPSNIASHIANRMPRRSSSGSDDYAYTQALLLHQRARMERLLKELLMERQKVEQLKADVNDMEYDALQRRFRRVSSTSLIPRPEEMTRLRSLNRLLQIDIDCTLKETDLLQSRGKFDPKAENNFYKNIQTGPVIPPKPGRKEVERNAKPVTVGPPQRDEDFEGGQWSCEECTFLNHPALNRCEQCEMPRYT; this is translated from the exons CCTTCTGCAG aacAACAACAACCTGGATATATGCTGCCACCTGCTGGCTCAGGAGAGTAACAGATACCTCTATGGGGAGTTCCACAGTCCGGAGGAGGTTCGCCTGAGCCGGAACCACATGCTTCACATCCAGTTGGGCTACCCCACCTCGGAGGCTGGCAAGCCCAACGGGGGTGGGCGCTCCCTGGTGCACAGCTCCAGCGACGGTCACATCGAGCCCCCGCGGGCTGGCTTCCCGGAACCCATCTCGGCCCCTGCCACCATGGCCCCCTCGCCGGGGTACAACCCCTTCTTCATGAACGACCATGGGGGGCACTCGGCCAGCaccccaacccctcctcccatgcAGGGTATGTCCCCTACCTACTCCCCCGTTCCCCGCTACACCATGAACCCCATCACGGTCTCCCTCTCCCAGAACCTTCCCAACGCCCCCCAGGCCCTGCAGATCCCCGCCGGTCACTATGGCAACAGTGGCGGCAATGCCCTCTACCTCCGTCCCTCCCCCTCCCAGAGCCCCCAGCCCTCTCCTTGGCCTTCGCCCGGGCAGCCTGTGTATCAGCCCTCGCCCTACGCCACTCCCACCTACCAGTCCCCCTATAGCTCGCCCCAGCACCAGCCCCACCAAGTACAACCCCTACAGCAGGTACAGCCCCAGCACCAACTCCAGCACCAACCCCAGCACCAGCAGACCCATGTCTTCCTTCCAATCAGCCCTCCCACCCTGGCCAGCATGCCCTACCACCAGCACCACCAACAGCAGCAGCCCATCTACCGGCCCTACCTGCCCAAGAGCTCCCTGAAGAACCAGATCGAGATCACCCTGGAGGGCCCACGGCCCCGCAGCAACTCCCCCGTCCACTGTCCCCCGAGCCAGACTCTCTACATGGCCACAAGTCCCTCCCCCAGCTCGCCCCAGCGGGGCCTTAGTGGCGGGGGCCCCGCCGCCTTCCACCCCGGGGTCTACCTGCACCAGGGCCCCACGCGGCCCAGACCTGCCTCCTCGCCCCAGCCGGGCAGCCATGCAGGCTACACCTTCAAGATCAAAGTGTCCCCAGGCCAGGCTCAGCAGAGGCCCCTCTCAGGCTCCCCTCCCGTGTCCTCCCCTCCGGAGTCTCTGCTCAACATGGTGGACCAGGGGGAGCACCATGCGCTGGCCCCGGCGCCCATCCTGCCCATCTCGGCTCTGCCCAGTAACATCGCCAGCCACATCGCTAACCGCATGCCCCGCCGGTCCAGCTCAGGCTCCGATGACTACGCTTACACCCAGG ctCTCCTGCTGCACCAGAGGGCCCGGATGGAGCGTCTGCTGAAAGAGCTGCTCATGGAGAGGCAGAAGGTGGAGCAGCTGAAGGCAGACGTCAACGACATGGAGTACGACGCCCTCCAGAGACGCTTCAGACGAGTCAGCAGCACCAGCCTCATCCCCCGG CCTGAAGAGATGACCCGACTGCGCAGTCTGAACAGACTGCTTCAGATTGATATTGACTGCACCCTGAAAGAGACTGATCTACTGCAGTctagag GGAAGTTTGATCCGAAAGCTGAGAACAACTTTTATAAGAACATACAGACCGGTCCGGTGATACCACCCAAGCCAGGAAGGAAAG AGGTGGAGCGGAACGCCAAGCCTGTAACTGTGGGGCCCCCTCAGAGAGACGAGGACTTTGAGGGAGGCCAGTGGAGCTGTGAAGAATGCACATTCCTCAACCACCCTGCACTCAACCGCTGTGAACAGTGCGAGATGCCACGCTACACCTGA